A stretch of the Pelmatolapia mariae isolate MD_Pm_ZW linkage group LG23, Pm_UMD_F_2, whole genome shotgun sequence genome encodes the following:
- the LOC134621100 gene encoding tubulin alpha-1C chain-like, protein MRECISIHVGQAGVQMGNTCWELYCLEHGIQPDGHMPSDKPTRGYDDSFTTFFSETGTGKYVPRAIFVDLEPTVIDEVRTGTYRQLFHPEQLISGKEDAANNYARGHYTVGKEHIDSVLDRIRKLSDQCTGLQGFLVFHSFGGGTGSGFTSLLMERLSVDFGKKSKLEFAIYPAPQVSTAVVEPYNSILTTHTTLEHSDCAFMVDNEAIYDICRRNLDIERPSYTNLNRLISQIVSSITASLRFDGALNVDLTEFQTNLVPYPRIHFPLATYAPVISAEKAYHEQLTVAEITNSCFEPANQMVKCDPRHGKYMACCLLYRGDVVPKDVNVAIGNIKTKRSIQFVDWCPTGFKVGINYQPPTVVPGGDLAKVQRAVCMLSNTTAIAEAWARLDHKFDLMYAKRAFVHWYVGEGMEEGEFSEAREDMAALEKDYEEVGIDSFEEDEEGEEY, encoded by the exons ATG CGTGAGTGTATCTCCATCCATGTTGGCCAGGCCGGTGTCCAGATGGGCAACACCTGCTGGGAGCTGTACTGCCTGGAGCACGGCATCCAGCCAGATGGGCACATGCCCAGCGACAAGCCCACCAGAGGCTATGACGACTCCTTCACCACCTTCTTCAGTGAGACCGGCACTGGGAAATACGTCCCCAGAGCCATCTTTGTGGACCTGGAGCCCACTGTTATCG ATGAGGTCCGTACAGGAACGTACCGCCAGCTCTTCCACCCTGAGCAGCTGATCTCCGGGAAGGAGGATGCTGCAAACAACTACGCCCGCGGCCACTACACTGTGGGAAAGGAGCACATCGACTCTGTTCTTGACAGGATCCGCAAACTG TCTGACCAGTGCACAGGTCTCCAGGGATTCCTCGTCTTTCACTCCTTTGGTGGAGGAACCGGCTCTGGTTTCACCTCTCTGCTCATGGAGCGTCTCTCTGTAGACTTTGGCAAGAAGTCTAAGCTGGAGTTTGCCATCTACCCAGCTCCTCAGGTGTCCACAGCTGTGGTGGAGCCCTACAACTCCATCCTGACCACCCACACCACCCTGGAGCACTCTGACTGTGCCTTCATGGTGGACAATGAGGCCATCTATGACATCTGCCGCAGGAACCTGGACATCGAGCGCCCATCTTACACCAACTTGAATCGCCTCATCAGCCAGATTGTCTCCTCCATCACTGCCTCCCTTCGCTTTGATGGAGCCTTGAACGTGGACCTGACAGAGTTCCAGACCAACCTGGTGCCCTATCCTCGCATCCACTTCCCTCTGGCCACCTATGCCCCTGTTATCTCAGCAGAGAAGGCCTATCACGAGCAGCTCACCGTGGCTGAGATCACCAACTCTTGCTTCGAGCCAGCCAATCAGATGGTGAAGTGTGACCCTCGCCATGGAAAGTACATGGCTTGCTGCCTCCTGTACCGTGGTGACGTGGTGCCCAAAGATGTCAATGTCGCTATCGGCAATATCAAGACGAAGCGATCCATCCagtttgtggactggtgccctACAGGCTTCAAGGTGGGCATCAACTACCAGCCCCCCACCGTGGTTCCTGGAGGAGACCTGGCCAAGGTGCAGAGAGCCGTGTGCATGCTGAGCAACACCACCGCCATCGCAGAGGCCTGGGCTCGACTCGACCACAAGTTCGATCTGATGTACGCCAAGAGGGCCTTTGTCCACTGGTATGTGGGAGAGGGAATGGAGGAAGGAGAGTTCTCAGAGGCCAGAGAGGACATGGCTGCCTTGGAGAAGGATTATGAGGAGGTCGGCATCGACTCGTTCGAAGAAGATGAAGAGGGGGAGGAGTATTAA